The DNA region GGGGAGAGGAAGCGGCGGAGCTGCTTGAGTTCAACCTTAAACGGGTGGATGAAACCGAGTCCCTGATTTTAGATCTCCTGCGAGACCCGATGTCCCTTGACGAGCTGGCCTTCAGGATAATGGAGCACTACGGCGTGGCCATAACCCCCCAGAAGCTCGCCCTCAACCTCGTCCCTGTGAGGGCGTTCATAGCGGAGCTGTACAACAGAGGGGAGATAGACGTCTTTGTGGATGGGGGACTTAAGTGGAGGGCAAAGACCCGCTGAAGCCACAACCCTCCTGAGGGCACCTCCCCTGACCCCGCGAATCTAAGAATGGCCGGTCTCTTTCCATTTAGCGGGTAACTAAAGCCGTTATGAAAACGGGACTTAAAGGAAGAGTGTGCCGAAAATGGAAAATTACAAAAAGTGGTCAGCCGAAGAGCCACAGAACCGCTCCCGGGAACCTTTTGCCCCAGTAGTATTCCTTGTGATCACCGCCCTCATCGATGACTACCCTGATGTTCGCCCTTTCCGTGTAGCCCCTGTTCTTAAGTATCTCGACCATTTTCTCGGCGCCGCTGATTATGTCCTGTGACTCGGCCGTCCCCCAGTCGATGTATATCTTTTTCGGCCCCCCGCTGGCGTTCTTGACGAAGTCGTAAATCTCCGGATTGAACCAGAACGCAGGGCTCATGGCCCCCACGTACTGGAAGACGTCAGGATAAAGAAAACCGGCATAGAATGCCATCAGTCCGCCCAGAGAGGAACCCATGATGCCCGTCTTTTCTGGATCGGTTCTGTACTGCTTGTCTATGAACGACTTGAGGTTTTTCACTATGAATTCAAGCGTGGCATTCCCGAGACCGCCCCGCCCGTACTTTTCGTTCACCCACGGAGCGTACTCGTCGATTCTCCTATCGCCTCCGCTGTCTATCCCGACCACGATTATTGAGAAGTTTTTCTCCCCATAGAGCTTTTCGAGGGCTTCATCGACACCCCACTCCCTCAGAAAAGCCGTTGCGTTGTCGAAGAGGTTCTGGCCATCGAACATGTAGAGGACCGGGTACCTCTTTCTCGACGAGCTGTAATCCGGGGGAAGGTAGACCCATATCCTTCTCGTGTCATTCAGCTGCGAGATGAACATCCTGAAAGTCCTGACGTTGCCCGTTACCGTGTGCTCCTTGCCGGACTCGACGTAGTCGCGCCAGTTGTGGACGGTGAACTCGTATGTACCTGCCTTTGTGAAAACGAAGCGCCTGTTCGAAATCTCCTCCCCGTTGGGCCCTTTTTCAACAGTTTCCCACGAGCCCCTCGTGAACTTAAACTCTATCACCGTCCCGTAGGGAAAGGTCAGGTCTATTGCCCACCTACCGTCCGGGAGCCTCTTCAGCCTGTAACGCTCGTCTCCGGGGTTCCAGCCATTGAAATCCCCGGCAATATAGACATAATCCCCCTCCGGCGTGTACTCGGGCACCGAGACTACGAAGGTCACGGTTATTCCGTTGAGGGTGTTGGAGGCTGTTGTCGTGGTCGTTGTAGTCGTGGTTGGCCTGCCGGTGGTTGTGGTAAGTGGAAGTGTAGTTCTGGTTCCGCTGGTGGTGGATGTAGTTGTGCCTGGGGTTACATGGACACCGCCTGTGGTGGTTTGGGGAGTGGTAGTCCAGGTCGTTTTGGTGGCAGTGTTGTCCGGACTGGACGTTGTCCCCGAAGTGTCCCCGCTCTGAACGCCTGATCCATGATTAACACCAAAGTAAAGGCCCGAAAGGAGAAGTATAATGAGCATCAGCGCACCGATCAATCTTACGTCCATGTTACCACCGGGTAAACTTGTCTGAGGGGCTTTTAGCCTTTTCCGCAACCGTTTTTAGGGGGGTCTCAGAATTTCCACGGTGGTCTCGATGGGGGAGCTGACCCACGTGGACGAAAGGGGAGTGAAGATGGTAGAAATCGGGCACAAGGATATGGTTTTCAGGAGGGCAGTTGCGAAAGGGAGGATAAGGCTGAAACCGGAGACCATTCGCCTGATTCTCGAGGGAAAAACCAAGAAGGGGAACGTCATAGCCACTGCCCAGATAGCCGGAATTCTGGCGGTGAAAAAGACCCCCGAGCTGATTCCCCTCTGCCATCCGATACCCCTCACGGGCGTTGATGTATCCTTTGAGTTCGGGGAGGACTACGTGGAGGCAGTCTGTGAAGTCAGGGCTTACTACAAGACCGGCGTTGAAATGGAAGCGCTGACGGGTGTTACGGTTGCTCTGCTTACGATCTGGGACATGGTCAAGGCCGTTGAAAAGGATGAGCGGGGGCAGTATCCGAACACGAGGATCGAGGGAATAGAGGTAGCAGTTAAGGAGAAGGGGGAAGACGTCCCATAGGGTTTCGTTCGGCGTGGATTCTTTCTGGGCATCAGTGCTCAAAACCCCTTTTAATTCCCTACGGTGAGAACTGGAAGAAATTGAAAGGACATTGGTGGCGTTTCCGCAACATTTATTTATCTGCTTTCCCACTAAACATCGAACTCCCGCTGAGGTGATACGCATGAAATCGAAAAAGGCCGCATTAGTCCTTTTGCTGTTGGGGGCAGTTCTGTTATTTGCCTCTGGAGCAAGCGCTCAGGAAAGCCCCTACTACTACGTCAAAACCTACGGTGGTTCGGGATGGGACAGCGGTAATGCCATGGCCATAGCCCCAAACGGCGACGTTATAGTCGCGGGCTACACGGAGAGCTTTGGCTCGGGCAAAGGCGACGCCCTGATAATGAGGCTTGACCGCCAGGGGAAGGTAAAGTGGGCGAAAACCTACGGCGGAAGCGGTTACGACTGGATTAACTCGATAGCTGTGGACTCCAGGGGAAACATAGTGGCGGTTGGCTACACGACGAGCCTTGGGGATGGTTCCGAGGATCTCTGGATCCTCTATCTGGACGAAAACGGAAGCGTTAAGTGGCAGAAGGCAGTTGGCGGCAGTAAGACCGACGTTGGAAACGCGGTTACCATAGCACCCAATGGGGATATAATAGTGGTCGGGCAGACTGAAAGCTTCGGTGCCGGCTGGAGTGACCTCTGGGTTCTTCGCTTCGGTGCCGATGGGAGCCTTAAGTGGCAGAAGACCTACGGTGGAAACGACGACGATGCTGGCACTTCGGTTGTCGTTGCTCCCAACGGGGACATAATCGTTGCCGGCTACACCCTGAGCTTTGGAACAGGCTTCCAGGACGTCTGGGTTCTTCGCCTGGATCAAAACGGAAACATCCTGTGGGAGAAGAGCTACGACCTGAACTCCAACGAAGATGCCGCGAACTCCGTCTCAGTCACTTCCGGCGGCCAGATAATCGTTGCGGGCTACACCTCGGATATTAACGACAAGAATGCCCTTCTAATGAAGCTTGACGGAAACGGGAACCTCCTGTGGGCCCGCACTTACGGCGGAAACAGGGACGATGAAATTAATTCCATAGCCATTACCCCGGCCGGCGACATATTGGCCGTAGGAGGTACCTACAGCTTTGGTCTGGGCGGAGAAGATTCCTGGGTTATAATGCTCGACGGAAATGGCTACCTCAAATGGTCAAGGACATACGGTGGGGTTTCGGACGAATACTTCTCCAGCGTAGCTGTCGAAAACGATTCCACCGCAATTCGTCTCGCTGGAACCACCTGGAGCTTCGGTGCATCCGGCGACATCATGGTTCTTGCCATACCCCTTGATGGGAACCTTCCGAACTGCGGCTGTGGACTTTCACAGAACCCGCTGCTGGCCAGTGTCCAGCCGAGCCTTGCAACCACGAGGGCTCAGGTTTCAGTGCCACCGGTGAGCCCCCAGCCCACGGCGGTGGTTCCAAAAGATGTCACCGGGAACATTGGGGTGAACAACCTCTACTCTTCCGCGACGCTTTCAGTTGAATCCACTCCCCCTGGGGCAACCGTTTACGTAAACGGAACCCGGATCGGGACAACACCCCTGCAGACGTTCCTCCTCCCGGGAACTTACGAAGTTAGGGTCAGCATGCCCGAGTACGAGGACTACGTGACCACCGTAACGCTCTATCCCGGTGAGAGCAAGACTCTGAGCGTTACCCTAACGCCGACCTTTGGCTTCCTGACGGTCTACTCCAACCCTGCCGGGGCCAGGGTTTTCATCGATGGCTCCTACATTGGAGACACCCCGATTGAGAATTACAAGCTCTCAGTCGGGCAACACTCCCTGAAAGTGACAAAAGAGGGCTATTATGATTACACGACGACTGTGACGATAAATCCGGGGCAAACTACCACAATCAACGCCCAGCTCAACCCCCGGCCGGCAAGCTTAACGATAGACTCAAACCCCGCGGGGGCTGAAGTCTATCTCAACGGAACTTACATGGGAACAACACCGCTCAGCATTAATGTCCCCCCCGGAACTTATGAAGTAAGACTTAGCATGCCCGGGTACGCTGACTATGTGACCAGCGTGACACTCAACCCCGGGGAGGTTAGAGTGATAAACGCGGCCCTTGTTCACTACCCGGTTCTTTCTGTTGAGTCAAACCCAACCGGGGCTCAGGTTTACATCAACGGGTCCTACGCAGGCGATACACCGCTTACACTAACCCTCCTCCCGGGAACTTACGAAGTTAGGGTCAGCATGCCCGAGTACGAGGACTATGTAACCACCGTAACGCTCAATCTTGGTGAGAGCAAGACTCTGAGCGTTACCCTAACGCCGACCTTTGGCTTCCTGACGGTCTACTCCAACCCCGCTGGCGCTGAAGTTTACCTCAACGGCACGCTAATTGGAGCAACCCCAGTTGAAAACTACAAAGTCCACGTTGGAACCTACGTGCTTAAGGTTGCTAAGGACGGGTACGAGACTTATTACGCGTCTGTAACAATCGAGCCCGGAAAGACTGCGATCGAGAACATAACCCTCAAGCCGGTGGGGATCACTACAACGACTACAACTACCACCACAACCGCTACCACAACTCACACGACCACTACTACAACCACAACGACCACATCTCCAGTTACCACAACCACCACTGCACCCACAACAACTACCACTACGACCCAGCCCACCACCACAACCACTACCACAACTACTACGACGACCACTACAACCAAGCCAACCACGACTACCACAACGACCACCACTACCACTACGACAAGCAAGGGAGGGGGTGGAGTTGGAACAGCGGCGATAATAGCTGTGGTGGTCATAATTGGCCTGGCTGCGGCACTGTTCCTCCTGCGGAGGAAGTGAACCTTTCCCTCCTTTTCTTCCATTTAGGGTAACATTTAAGAGGGCAAAACCTTGTAATACGGACGGCCTGTTTTAAAGGGTGCCAAGGGTGATAGTGTGTTCAACGTACTCGTGGTCAGATACGGGGAGATCGGAACGAAGTTGAGGCAGGCGAGGAGATGGTTCGAGAACCTGCTCATGAACAACATCCGCGAGGCCCTGGTTAGCGAGGGGATTGATTTCAAGAAGGTCGAAGCCAAGCACGGCCGCGTTCTGGTGAGGACGAACAGGGCAGAAGAAGCCGTTGAGGTTCTCACAAGGGTCTTCGGAATAGTCTCGCTCTCGCCGGCAATGGAAGTTGACGCCGAGATGGAGAAGATAAACAAAACGGCCCTCAAGCTCTTCAGGAAGAAGAAGCGCGAGCTCGGGCTTGAAAAGCCTAAATTCAGGGTCACCGCGAGGAGGATAACCAAGGAGTTCCCACTCGAGAGTCCGGAGGTTCAGGCGAAGGTCGGTGAATACATCCTCGAGAACGAGGAGGGCGAGGTTGACCTGCACAACTATGACATCGAAATTGGAGTGGAGCTGATGGAGGGCAGGGCCTATATCTACGTCGACAAAATCCGGGCCTGGGGCGGCCTGCCGATAGGGACGCAGGGTAAGGTCGTGGCCCTGCTGAGCGGCGGCATAGATTCTCCTGTGGCCGCTTTCCTCATGATGAAGCGCGGCGTCGAGGTGATCCCGGTCCACATCTACATGGGCGAGAAAACCCTCGAGAAGGTCAGAAAGATATGGAACCAGCTGAAGAAGTACCACTACGGCGGAAAGAGCGAGCTCATCGTTGTGAAACCAAAGGAACGCGAAGAAATCATCCAGAAGCTCAGGGAGATGAAAAAGGAGAATTACACCTGCGTCTTCTGCAAGTTCATGATGGTGAGGAACGCCGACAGGATAGCAAAAGAATTCGGCGCCAAAGGCATTGTCATGGGCGACTCCCTCGGCCAGGTGGCCAGCCAGACGCTCGAGAACATGTACATCGTCAGCCAGGCGAGCGACCTGCCTGTATACCGCCCGCTCGTAGGCATGGACAAGGAGGAGATAGTCGAAATAGCCAAGAAAATCGGCACCTTCGAGCTCTCCACCCTTCCCGAGGATGAGATACCCTTCATACCGGAGCACCCGGTCATAAGGGGCTCGTGGGAGGAGTTTAGGGAACTCTACAAAGCGATATTTGGAGAGGAGCCAAAGAAAAGGGAGTGCTGAGGTGGTAAGATGAACTTCGAAAAGCTGTCCGCTTATATCTCGGTCTTTCTTCCTGTGATATTCCTGGCTGGCCTCACGATCGTGCTGGGCAAAAACCCGTGGTTCTCCTTTACCAGTAACGCCCTCAGCGACATGGGTTCGCTCAAAAACCCCGAGAGGGGGTACTTCAACGGCTTTCTGATGGCCTTCGCAGTTATAACCCTGATCGCGGCCGTTGGGGCATTCAGAAGCGGCCTCAGCTACTTGATGATTTTTGCATCGGTTTCTCTCTTCCTCGTGGGCGTTTTCCCGGAGGAGTTGCCCTATCATTCCCCGGCCGCGGTTCTCTTCTACCTCCTCGCGCTGGCGGATATGGTTATAATGGGGATTAAGCTCGGCCGTTCCGGAGTTTCTCCCGGCTACCTGTGGTCAGTCCTGGCAATCCTCACGTTGGCTCTGATGCTTTACCTGATAAAAGCTCGCGTCTTCAGGGGTCTGGCCATTCCGGAGATGGTCGGCGCAATAACGATACTCGCGTGGTTCGTCTACATCGGTCTGCTCAGGCTGTGTTCTCAACCATAGGTTGGGAAAAACTTCGTATATCCCCCTTTCCCACCCCGGACCATGAAGGCGGTCGCACTCCTAAGCTCGGGCATCGACTCACCGGTCGCTATTTACCTCATGCTCCGAAAAGGGCTGGAGATAACGCCCCTTAACTTCAGGCAGAGCCCTAAAAAGGAGTCCAAGGTGATGGAGCTATACGAAATCCTCAGGCGCTACGGAAAGCTCAACGAGCCCATATTCGTTGACGCCTACGAGGAGCAGGGGCCCGTTTTTTCAAAGCTCGCCGAGCTGGGAAAGGTCAAGTGGACGTGCCTCTTCTGCAAGTGGACGATGGTGAGAAAGGCCTGCGAGATGGGGCACCAGATTGGGGCGAAGGCAATAGTGACTGGAGATTCCCTCGGCCAGGTCGCTTCCCAGACCCTCGACAACCTGGCCATAATAAGCTCCGCCAGCGATCTGCCGATACTGAGGCCCCTCATAGGGATGGACAAGGAGGAGACAGTCCGGATAGCCAAGGAAATAGGAACGTTTGATGTCAGCATAAAGCCTGAAGAGCCGTGCCCCTTCGTGCCGAAGTATTCCATCGTGAGGGGCTCCCCCGGCGAGTTCCTCAGGATAAAGGAAGGGCTCGTGAGGGAGGGCGTTCTCCGATAAAACCACAAGCTTTTATACCTCTCCCCCAAACTTACAATGCCCCTGCGCGAGGACCCCGGGGAGAATGAACCGGGGGGCGATGCGGGGGCTACAGCCCGGTCTCAGCGAGGTCCTCGCGGGAGGGCCTTCCGCGTTACGGAGCACGATGACCGCGGGAAACCCAGACCGGGCACAGTTCTGGCCCGCCTGGGTTAACCCGTCCGATTCTGCCGTCTGGCTTGGATGAAGGCGGGGGTTACGGGCGGGCCACACTAATCCAAGAGAAAGAAAGAAGAGGGTCACTCGAGAACTTCTAATACCTTAGCCTTGACTGTTCCCTTTCCGCCGGTTGGTTCGACGAGGGTGGCCCCGCAAACAAGGCACCTAACCTGTATCGCCGGGTTGCTGAAGACTATCTGCTCGTTTCCGCAGTCAATGCACTTGACGCGGAGGAACCTACTCCTGGGCATGGGTATAAGGTTCTGCGGGAGGGCCATAGCTCATTCCTCCGTCATCTCAAACTTCTTAACGCGGAAGCCCTTTCCTCTCGGGTGGGCCTTGCCGCAGACGGTGCAGACGAACCTGAGGTCGAGCTTTTTGACTGGCTTTTCCCTTCCTGTCGGGTTCGGCCTCGGGAAGCCGCGGTAACCCTTCAGGATCCTGCGGAACCTCCTTTGACCCTGGCTGAGCTCGCTCCTTGGCCTCTTCTTGACCTTCTCGACCTTGTGGATCGTGTGCTTCCTACAAAACGGGCAGTAGGTCCTCATCTGCTTTGGGTACTTCATGCTTACACCTCCAGCGGGGGCCCGGTGGGTTCCTACCTGTTACCTCGGACACCCCCGAGCCATGAGGCATGATAGCGCCTGCAAACCCGATTGCTTGGAGGCTTTAAAAAGTTTTGCGGATGGAAGAATTCAACGGCTTCCCTTCACCTTCCTGTCCCACTCCTCCAGCATTGTGTCAAGCGCCAGAAGGCTGTTGAGTCTCAGCCTCACCCTGCCGCTTTCCCAGTCTATAGAGCCCGTGAACTCGTTAAGCAGCTCGAAGACCTTTTCAGCCTCTCTCTCAGGGAGGTTTTTGCCATAGAACTCCTCGCCGCAGTTGGGGCACTTGAAAGCGAACTCGCGGAGTTCGTTGAGGAATCTCTCCCTGTCCGACAGGATTTCCTTCATTTCGTTACCCCTTTTCGCCAGCATCTCCTCAATTAATTCCCCCCAGTCGAGGGACGAGCCGCAAAGCGGGCACCTGGCCAATTCAATCCACCCCCTTCAAAAACCCCTCGATTTCCTTCAGGATGAGCTTAATGGCCCCATCGAGGTTTTTCTTTCCGTTCGCCCCGGCGGCCCCCGCGTGTCCGCCACCGGAGCCATCTATAACAGGCCCCACTTTCTCCATGATTCTGCCGAGGTGGAGGCCCCTCTTTACAAGCCCTTCCTTAGCCCTCGCCGAGATTCTAACGCCCTTTTTCTCGCTCCCCACTATCGCTATATCCGCTCCAAGGCTCAGAAACGTCTTGCAGGCGAGGGACTCGTAGGCGGAAACCTTTGAGACCGCTATGATGTACCTGCGGAACTTCTTTATCTCCAGCCTCTGGCAGGCCTTCAGGATAGCCATTCTCTTCGCCTGATCCATGTTCTCGTCGCTTACTGGCGCGACTAGCTGGAATATCTCCCCCATCTGGAACGGGAAGCGCTCAAGCATCTCCGAAACTGCCTCGAAGGTCTTCGCATTGGCGAAGCGGAAGTTTGCAGTATCTGTGACGATTCCGGCGAGCAGGGCCTGGACGGCAGTCTCGCTGTAGAAACCGAGGTATTTGAAGAGCTCCCAGACGACCTCGGCCGTTGAAGTTCTCGAGGAGTCCACCACCGTTACGTCTGCCCTTATCGGGCTGTCCTTCTCAACGTGGTGGTCGATGATTATTACAGTCTTCCCCTCCGGAATTTCGATCGGCTCGAGCTGTTCTAAAGAGGACGTGTCGAAAATAACAACGACGTCCTCCTCAACGGAGGGATTTTTCTCAACCGGAACCGGGGAGAAGGTGAGAAGCCTCTTGGCGTAGGAGGACACGCTCTGGGCGACGCCTATCCTGACTTTCTCAACGCCTGCTGATTTTAGGTAGAGAGCGAAAGCTATGGCTGAACCTAAGGAATCAGGGTCGGCGTTGTGGTGGCAGAGGAGGAGGAATGATTTACCCTTTGAGCTTTCAAGAAAGCGCCTGAGCTTTATTTTGCCTTTCATCCCGGCTCCTCCAGGGCTTTTTCAATCCTCAGCAGAGCGCCGGGCCGCCTCGCCCCATGATCCGGGCCCCTATCTAACCCTTAGCGGCCAGCGCCTTCAGCTTCTTTTCAACGCTCTCGTAGGCTCTTTCAAGGGCTTCGCTGATCAGGGAATCAACGTCCACCCTGACGAAGACGGGAACCTCGAGATAAACCTCGATTTCAAGGTCAAGGGTTTCATCCCGATTTATCCTCGTGGTCACCTCTATGTCTTTGACGTCGCTCCTGCTCAGGATATCGAAGATATGCTCTATAATGACCTTTTGCGCCAGCTCGCCGAGTTCAATCAGTTCCTCCTCGCCCAGCTCCGGAAGGCCGATGTGGATAACTTTCCTCTCACCGCTGTTCATGACCACCACCAAAAGAAAAGAGAAATCAGCCGGCGGTTGGCGGCCTTAGGGCGGACTGTATCTGTGAGGTGAGCTCCTTGAGCTTCTCGTTGAGCTTCTTCTCCTGCCTCTCCAGGGCGTTGAGGCGGACTTCGAGGGTCTCTACCTTTCCCTTCAGTTCTTCAACGGCCTTGGCCTTTTCCGTTTTAACTATGAGCGTCCCCACCGTCTTGTAGATGACCGCATCCTCGGGCAGCTTTTCTATCTCCTCAAGGGCCCTCTTAGCTTCGGTTAGTTCGGCCTGAACACTCTGCTTCTGCTGAACGACGAGCTGAAGCTGCTGCTGATAGCCCTCAAGCTGACCCAACATGGCCTGAACCTGGGGCGGAATGTTCTGCATCCCAAACACCTCCGTAATCGTAATTCCAGCTAAAATAAGGGGAGGCCTTTAAATAGTTTGGGTATGGGGAAGTCAGAACCGGGACAGTCAGCTGTCCAAAACCCTCTTGAATATAGTTTATCCGGAACTATATGCTTATTTGTAGGGCTCTATATTCTACTGCGACAATCTTTATATTTCTTCCCGGTTAGGAAATAGCGGTGAACATCATGGGGAAAGTAGCCGCGGTATTGTTGGTATTTCTGCTGGCGATCTCAGTGGCCGTGAGCGGATGCATAACTTCCAAAAGCGATTCCCAGACCACTACAGGTTCCACAAAAAGCGTAACCATCCGCACCACGGGAGCGACCTTCCCGCAGTACCAGGTACAGAAGTGGATTCAGATATACATGGAGTCCAATCCCAACGTTATCATCGAGTACGAGGGCGGTGGAAGCGGACATGGGCAGGATGCCTTCCTCAAGGGATTAACTGATATAGGCAGGACAGATTCACCGGTCACGGAGTCAACTTGGAAAGAGTTCCTCAAGACAGGAGATCAGCCCCTCCAGTTCCCAATAGTGGTTGGTGCCAATGTCGTTGTCTACAACATCCCTGGCGTTGATGAACTCAAGCTCGACGGCGAAACCCTCGCAAAGATATTCCTGGGGGAAATAGAGTACTGGGATGACCCGGCAATCAAGGCACTCAATCCCGATGCGAACCTCCCCCACGAAAAGATAATAGTCATACACAGGAGCGACTCGAGCGGGACGACGGCGATATTTACCACTTACCTCAGCCTCGTGAGCAGGGAGTGGGCCGAGAAGGTCGGGGCTGGAAAGACCGTTGACTGGCCCGTGGACAAGCTCGGGAGAGGTATAGGTGGAAACGGCAACCCTGGGGTTGTCTATGCCCTCAAACAGACTAAATACAGCATAGCCTATACCGAGCTGTCCTTTGCCATAGAGGAGAACCTGAAGATGGTTGCGCTCAAGAACAGGGACGGCTACTACGTCAAGCCAGACGAAAATAGCATCAAAGCTGCCGTGGCGGCGGTAAAGACCTACATACCAGACCCTACCGAAGGCTACAAGGAGAACCTGACACAGCTCCTCAACGCTCCTGGAAAGGATTCCTACCCGATGGTGGCCTTCACGCACTTCCTCGTGTGGCAGAACAAGGGAGGAAAGCACTACAGCCCGGAAAAGGCGAAGGCCATAAAGGACTTCCTGAGGTGGGTTTTAACTGAGGGGCAGAAATCCGAGAACATCGCGCCTGGCTACGTCGGCCTTCCGCCAGAAGTGGCCCAGATCGGTCTAAAGGCAGTTGATATGATTCAGACCGGCTGATTCTTCTTCAATTTATTTTGGTGGTCTCTATGAGGTTCGGAGTGAACTCATCCATAGTGAAGGAGATAACCGGAAGGGGCTTTTCCCCCGAAGAACTCGGCGTGGATTTTGTTGAGCTTGGCTTCGATGACGTGAAAGTGCTCACTGAGGAAGGTATAGACTGGGAAACCCTCGGGAACCTTGAGGGACTCGGCTTTGATTTTACTCTCCATGCTCCGACCTCGGACGGGAGAAACGTGAGCCTCAACCTCGGCGTTTACAACAGGACGAACATCAGTGTTATGGAGAACGTCTTCAGGATCGCAAATGCTCTCAACGCCGAGGACATTATCATCCACGGCGGCGACATTCACGGGGACTACCACAGGGCCTTCATGAACACCCTCAGGCAGTTCAGGGAAATAGAGGCTCTGGCTATGGACTACGGGGTACGACTTTTAGTTGAAAACCTTACAGGGGGAAGGATAGGAGCTTTTCCCCACGAACTCATTCCATTTATCGGCGAGAACTCGGCCGTTTGTCTCGACGTTGGACACGCCTTTTTAACGGCCATGAGATACGGACTTCCACTCCAGGAGTTTGACGTTCTCTCGGGGAGCGCCCGTGAGTTTCATGTCCATGATAACAACGGAGAAAGAGACGAACATCTCCCGCCTGGCGAGGGCATGATAGGGGTTCGCTATATCCTTAGAATGATTGAGAACTTCCGCCCCGAGAACGTCGTCTTTGAGGTTAGAAACTATTCAAACCCAATGGGGGTTATTGCCGGGATAAACGCCATCCGGGAGGGTAAAGAGATGAAAATCGCAAGGGAGGTGTCCCTATGAAACGGGACGGCTTCAAGGCACTTACTTATCCTGCGGTTTTCTTCGTGTTCATCCTCTTTACTTTGATGCTCCTCGTCTACTTTTTCCAATCCAGTCCTGCGTTCCACCGCTTTGGACTGGGAGTTTACACACGGAACATCTGGAAAGCGGCCGAAGAACCGGAGTTAGAAGACTACGGCCTTCTTGCGGCCATTTGGGGAAGCATCTACACCGCGACCATAGCGACCCTCCTGTCACTTCCGCTGGCGATAGCGTATTCCCTCTTCGTAGTTGACTACTCCCCAAAGCGACTTAAAAAGCCCCTGATAGTGATGTCAGACATCATGGCAGGCCTTCCGACTGTGATCTACGGAGTATGGGGTGCAACGTTCCTCGTCCCGTTCCTGAGGGACTGGGTTATGAAACCACTCCACGACCACCTCTC from Thermococcus zilligii AN1 includes:
- the pstS gene encoding phosphate ABC transporter substrate-binding protein PstS — protein: MGKVAAVLLVFLLAISVAVSGCITSKSDSQTTTGSTKSVTIRTTGATFPQYQVQKWIQIYMESNPNVIIEYEGGGSGHGQDAFLKGLTDIGRTDSPVTESTWKEFLKTGDQPLQFPIVVGANVVVYNIPGVDELKLDGETLAKIFLGEIEYWDDPAIKALNPDANLPHEKIIVIHRSDSSGTTAIFTTYLSLVSREWAEKVGAGKTVDWPVDKLGRGIGGNGNPGVVYALKQTKYSIAYTELSFAIEENLKMVALKNRDGYYVKPDENSIKAAVAAVKTYIPDPTEGYKENLTQLLNAPGKDSYPMVAFTHFLVWQNKGGKHYSPEKAKAIKDFLRWVLTEGQKSENIAPGYVGLPPEVAQIGLKAVDMIQTG
- a CDS encoding DHH family phosphoesterase, coding for MKGKIKLRRFLESSKGKSFLLLCHHNADPDSLGSAIAFALYLKSAGVEKVRIGVAQSVSSYAKRLLTFSPVPVEKNPSVEEDVVVIFDTSSLEQLEPIEIPEGKTVIIIDHHVEKDSPIRADVTVVDSSRTSTAEVVWELFKYLGFYSETAVQALLAGIVTDTANFRFANAKTFEAVSEMLERFPFQMGEIFQLVAPVSDENMDQAKRMAILKACQRLEIKKFRRYIIAVSKVSAYESLACKTFLSLGADIAIVGSEKKGVRISARAKEGLVKRGLHLGRIMEKVGPVIDGSGGGHAGAAGANGKKNLDGAIKLILKEIEGFLKGVD
- a CDS encoding sugar phosphate isomerase/epimerase family protein, giving the protein MRFGVNSSIVKEITGRGFSPEELGVDFVELGFDDVKVLTEEGIDWETLGNLEGLGFDFTLHAPTSDGRNVSLNLGVYNRTNISVMENVFRIANALNAEDIIIHGGDIHGDYHRAFMNTLRQFREIEALAMDYGVRLLVENLTGGRIGAFPHELIPFIGENSAVCLDVGHAFLTAMRYGLPLQEFDVLSGSAREFHVHDNNGERDEHLPPGEGMIGVRYILRMIENFRPENVVFEVRNYSNPMGVIAGINAIREGKEMKIAREVSL
- a CDS encoding DUF3194 domain-containing protein, with the protein product MNSGERKVIHIGLPELGEEELIELGELAQKVIIEHIFDILSRSDVKDIEVTTRINRDETLDLEIEVYLEVPVFVRVDVDSLISEALERAYESVEKKLKALAAKG
- a CDS encoding 50S ribosomal protein L44e, with amino-acid sequence MKYPKQMRTYCPFCRKHTIHKVEKVKKRPRSELSQGQRRFRRILKGYRGFPRPNPTGREKPVKKLDLRFVCTVCGKAHPRGKGFRVKKFEMTEE
- a CDS encoding prefoldin subunit beta — translated: MQNIPPQVQAMLGQLEGYQQQLQLVVQQKQSVQAELTEAKRALEEIEKLPEDAVIYKTVGTLIVKTEKAKAVEELKGKVETLEVRLNALERQEKKLNEKLKELTSQIQSALRPPTAG